GTGAGGAGAGCCCACCAGTGCTCAGCTGTGGGTTTTGGCACCAGCCCTCTGCCCCACCTTCATTCTCCCCAAGTGACACCCGGGCCTTGGCAGGGAGTTGATTCCCTCTCATCTCTAGAGGCTGGGAGAAAGCTTTAGAGCGTGTGATCAGTGGGAGAGCCCTTGGCCCTAGAAGGGTTGGCTGGAACCCTGCCACGGGTCAGAACTTGCTTTGGCTGCTGGAAGACCTGCAGTGTGATGGGGGCCCATGGGGCATGGATGCACAGCCGTGCCCACCCTGGAGCCTGGGGTGTGAGGGGCCCGAGGGAAGGCTTCTTGGTGACTCCTTGCTGCGTGCAGTGGTCCGCATTACCCTCACAGCCACCCTGGATGGGGACATTTATTTGGGTGGGGGGGGATCGAGATGGGCCTGGAGGCCCGCCCGATTGCCTGGTTGGCATCAGAGCTGGGTTTGCTCCCAGGATGATTTGGTCAAGGACAGCATAGGTTCCACATGCGCTGCCTTGAAATGAGGACGCAGAGCTCTACGTGTCCCTGGTTGGGGCCCACTGCTCGCCAACGCTTCTGGGCCTGGGCTCAGCCCCTCCACTTCTGCTGGCCTTCTTTGGTGAGTCACGTTGACGGGCTGTCTCCGGTGGACCTGCCTCAGGCATGTGGTATGTTTTGCTCTCTGTTCCTATAGGCAACGTTTTGTCTGACCCCACCAGGATACGTGGTTCGGGGCAAGCACCAGCAGTGCTACGCATCTGAGGGCTGTTTCAGATGGTACCCAGTTCTGGGGTGAGGAGAAGAGCCAGTGACCATGCTGAGCCCTGCAtgctgtgcctggcactggggcAGCAGGGGCGTCTCCATGGGCCTCTGGATGTGGCTGGGTGCGCAGTAACTCGAGAGCTTGCTCTCCGGCCAGCAGCCCCTACCTCCGTGCCTCTGGGGAAGCCTGGGTGGTGGTGAGAGCAGACACGGGCTGCACGGTTAGGCTTGGTCACCTGCTCCCTGATCTGAGTCCCACAGTGTCGGCTCCGCCATGGGTCCAGTACATCACACCACCTGGGTTGGGATTCTTGCTCTGGTGTCAGACCAGGGCACTCATGCAAATGGTTCTCACCGTGACCTGCGTTAGGTCAGGTCAGGTCAGGGCTGCAGCTGGTGCGGCAGGTGCTGGCTTTGATGTTCTCCGTGTGGGTGTTAGGTGTATTCTTGGTGACTGGCCTGACAAGGTGTGCAGCTGCCTTCCAGGGTCCTGGGTGGGCACGGCAGCGGGCAACCAGGTAGGGATAGGAGGGCCGGGGATGCAGCAGTGACGTGCACATAGGAGCTCTGTGTTGGAGCCGGCAACGGGCAGCTGTGCTGGCACCTGCTCTGAATGCAGCCCTGTGGCCCCAGGGCGACGTGACCTGGGTCGTCTGCCTTCTTTGGGGGAAACACAGGCTCAGTGGGTGGTGCCTGGATCGTTGCCGCCACAGCCTGATCCCTGACCCCACCTGGGACTCTCCTCCAGCCCTTCACACAAGGTAGGCCTGGCCCTGACCCCGCTAATGTCAGCTGAGGCCCTGAGCCTCAGACCAACATCTGGAGGGAGGGGCCGCAGAGCTCTCCCACCCCAACTTGGTTCTCAGCCAGGAAAGCTCCTGTGACCCCCACTGGGGTGGAGGAGTAGTCAGGGGGCCTTTGTCACGGTATGTGGCACCAACTGGCCTTCTGGCCCCTTTGCCCACTGCTCCCGCCTCAGACTTGAGCCCCGCCCCTTCAGCCCATTGCTCTCATGCCCCTGCTGCCGGGGTGCCCTCTCCcgtccctgcccctgcccactcCTGCTCCTCGTGGGCCCCACTGAGGCAGCACCCCTGCACCGAGGTCGTCTTCTCTCCCTGCTACAGGATGCCTGTCCCACCCCACCTGCCTGGGCACTTGACGCCGTCTGTCCTGTGGGAGGATTGAGGGTGTCCTGCTGCGCTTCCTGTGCCCGCCAGGACTCGGCTCAGCCCACTTGGCTTGGTTACCTCGTTGGCAGCCATGTGGGTAAAAGGCCCGGGAAGCAGGGGTGGCTCCATCTCTGCCTGTGTCCTGGCCAATGTGGGTACCCGCCTTGGGGAGCTTCCAAGTGCGCCGTCTTGGCATCTGTCGACCTGCCTGGTGCTGCAGACTCTGTTCAAGGTGATGTTTAAGGAATCTCTAATGGGGCTGCCCACCCACATGGCCTGGGATCCTCTTCCCCAGCTCCAAGACTATGGCTGGCTCATGCTTTGAGaaaaaagctttgaaaatatGTCTGCATAGCTATCCAAGActagggcagagggaagagcaagtttCTGGACTCTGACGAGATGAGAAATTGTGCTCTTTGTAGTGGTTGTTTGCCATTTGAGTTACCTTTTGATCCAGGCAGCACTTGGGTTCTGAGCAAGAGCCTGACTGCAGGTTTGACTGATCCCCACCCAAGTCCCCGAGTCTCGGGGTGCTGTGACATCAGGAACTGCTGGCCCAAAACTTCAAACCCAAAACCTGGTGGAAGGTTGTAGCCCTGGCTTCCCCTGAGACAGTTGTGTGTCTCAGACCCTGCATGGTCCCTTCCAGGCCCCTTGATGAAAGAGGTCAAGGAAACCTCAGGCCGAGTGTGCAGGGGTGTGGGGTGCCGTGAGACCCTGCTGGGCCTGGTGAAGGGGGGCCTCCAGCTGGGCTGAGGGGCACTTTGGGGGTGGGTACCCTCCGCTGTGCTTTGGAGATTGGGCTGCTCACATGAGTCTGGGTGCTGGGCCTTCCTTTAGTGGTAAAGAGCGGAGTTTGGGGGGCACCCCAGGGTTTGAGGGGACTGTGGACTCCAGGCCTAAAAGGCCTGCTGATTGAGGACTTGGCCCCCAGAAGCTGGGGGGCATTTTCTAAGACCTGCTATTGTCCCAAGGCCCAGGGGCCAGGGCTCCTCCTCAAGAGTCCGGACGGTTCCTTCAGCTCCCCCAGGGGGAAGCTGGTTCAGATAGAGGCCCCGGCCTGCATGGCCTGGGTGCCCtgggcaggcagggggaggggctgctgggcgACATCCTGGGGGCAGGGACAAATGCCCACTTTTGGGCCATTGCAGAGGGGCTTGGGCTGGGGCACAACTTGGTGGGGTTGGGGAACCCaggggtgagagagggagagggggttTTGTTGAAATCACAGGCTTGTGCCTGGAGTCCTTCCTGAGGCTTCCGGGCAGGGGCTGCATGAGGGGCTAGCTGGGTTCTGCTGGGTGATGAGTGTGGTGCCAGGCATTAGTTCTTTGGCCACTGTGTGTCGCACTGGTGGTCCTATCCTACCTCTTCAGTGCGTAATAAGGCCAGTCCTGGCCTCGTtgccttttttttggctgcgccatgtggcctgcggaatcttagttccccgaccagggatcgaacccgtgccccctgcagtagaagcgcggagtcttaaccaccggaccgccagggaagtccccttgccccttgttgtcttttttttttttttttttttaaatttggttgggctgggtcttggttgtggcaggcgggctccttagttgtggtttgtgggctccttagttgcggctcgccggctccttagttgaagcacgtggactccttagttgcggctcgcggtctcctttgctgtggcatgcgaactcttagttgcagcatgcatgtgggatctagttccctgacccaggctccctgcattgggagcacggagtcttatccattgTGTTATCAGGGAAGTACCTCCCCGCCCCTTGTTGTCTTTTGTGCTggagaaaattgaggcccagagaaggatgTGACCAGCCTCAGAGCATACTGCTGGTGACCTGTGGGGTCTGGCCAGCATCTGTcctgggagggcctgggaggCCCTACAAGGTCCTGGGTCGTGGAGCCCCCTCCGTAGCCCTCCCTGTCTCTAGGGTCTTCCTGGCAGGTGGTGGGAAGGCAGCCCATCCTGGGCACTGCAGGAACTGCTCCTTGGAACTGCCCAAGCTCTCGGGGGCTTGGCCCTGGCACGTAGTGTGGGGCACTCCGACTGCCCTGGCTTGTGCTGTCTGTCAGAGGCTTGGCATATGGCCAACGCTGTGCTGAGCCCTCTGGGGCCCAGCTTCTGGATGGGCAAACTGGGGCAGGTACAGTCCAGCCCGACCACCGCAgaggccctgggccaggcctgCGTGCAGAGTTAGGTCTCGCTCTGGAGGCCGAGGGGGAGCCTGGCTGGTGGGGAGGGCTCTGGAGCATGGTGACTATCCTGCTGTGGACAGACTGCCTGGGCTGGGTAGGTGCCGGGGCCAAGGCTGGCCACCTGGTGTCCACCCAGAGAGCGCCCCTTGGGTGGCCGGTAAGGGACTAGCCACGTGTGGCCGTTGGCTTGCCCCTTGGCAGGCCGGCAGCACTTGGAGCGCCTTGCTGGTTAGCCGCGTTGCGATTCGGAGCTGAGCGGTTAGGGCTGCAGGGGCAGCGCCCCCGCCTCCCCAGAGCCCAACAGAGGGCAGGTGCCCTAGTACCTGAGCCTGTGTTGGGTCTGGAGGCTccgggagggtgggatggggactGGCCCTGGAGCCTGGGAACTCCTGCGGCCCCCAGGTTCTGAGGCGAGGCCTGCCGGGGGGCGCGCAGGCCACCCCCTCCGCTCCAGAGCAGGGGGCTTCCAGGGCGGCGCTGGGAGCGAGCAGTCACACAGCCGGCAGCCTCGGGTCCCTCAGGAAGTCCCAGGACTCCATCCCGAGTCGCGCGCCTGCAGGCCCACGCCCTGGCTGGGCCACcggagacagaggagaagccagctGGGTTGGGCCCAGCAGTGACTGTTGCTCTCTGCTGAGGCCCTCGGGCCCTGCCTTGGGGCATCTAGAACTAGCGCTGGCCACACAGAGTAGTGCGGGGTCCCCAGGCCTTCCTGGCTTCCTCACTGGGGTGCTAGGCAGCGGCTGGGACTTCAGCAAGCCCGGTGCTTCCTTGTCTGGCCTCACTTCCGGGGGCCCTGCAGCTTCTTCCTCCCATGACTGAGTGGTCAGGTCGCCATGTACTGCTTCCTCTCTGCCTTCTAGAAGCCACAGCGATCCTCTCCCTGGGGCTGTGGCACGGTGAAGCCAGGCCCTCTTGGGCTCAGGCCCTTGGCGGGGCTTTGAGAACACGTGTGACCTGGGCTCTTGGTCTGAGCTTCCCACAGGGCGGCAGCGGCCTACGGTGCCGTGtgccccaccctctcctccactCATCGCGTCTCTGGCTTCTCCACTGACCCCGGGCGGTGGACGGGTCAGACTGCTTTTCCTCCCTGGCCGCTCTCGGGACCAGCCTCGCTCCACAACCCCCAGCCAGGCTGTGTGTCCAGAGAAGGCGCTGGCCGGCCCCTGCCAGCCCCCTCCTCGTCTCGCACATCTTAACTTTTGACCTGACTTAGAAATTGAGATTTGAGTGCAGCTGATCTAGGGTGTTTGTGTGGACCTGGATCCTGTGACTGAGGCCTTTGTCCCCGGCCCCCGCATCGGTCCTCAGCACATAGGTCCCATCGCTCACTGGACCCCAAGCATGACCCACAGGCGCTGAGAGCTCACTCAGCCTCTTGCAGCCCTCAGCTCAGGGTGCACGGACCCCTGGTGTTTACCGAGGACCCCATCGTGTGCAGGCGTGGCTTGGCAGTGGCCCTGTGAGTCCCTCTACCACACTGGATCCCAGTCGCAAAAGGGTCCTGGGCCCCAAGGAAGCCTGTGGAAGCACTGCCTGCCCACTTGCCCTCAGCTACTGGGCGTCTCCCAATGGAGATAGGTGCCCTCGGGTGAGGGGGCCCACACTCTCACCAGTGTTCCCCGGGCTCCAAGACTGCCGTGTCTGCCCTGGAGGACACAGCTTGTCTGCTCTTGCACCTCTGGTTCCCGTGTGGgcctctcctcccccaaccccgtgAGCCCCTGCAGGCCCAGGCCCATAGCCTGCCGTGTGTCTCAAGGGCACCAAGTGGGTGCTCAGGAGGTGTGTGGAGCCGGTGATGGAGCCGAGGTAGCTGAGCCGGCAGCCCACTGTTCACACGCCAGGACCCCCGGCAGGGAGGGGCAGGTCGCCGACGGCATCGTCTGCGCCTTGGATCCGCAGGCTCAGCCAGGGAGGGGCCTGGCTCCTAGGCCCAAAGCCAGCAACGCTCCTGCGGATGCACACTGCCCACGTGCCCTGTCCTGGGCCAAGTGGGCCTCCCCGCCCGCCACGGCTCTGTGCCACCGGCCCTTGGGAAGGTCCCCTCCAGGTAGCCAGCCCCACTGGGCGGGTGGCAGCTGCCTCCTCACCTGTGCAGGCCCAGGAGGCTGGAGTGGCGGGGCCAGGCTGAGGGTGCAGCTGCCTCGGCGTGGGCAGCTGGCCGAGAGCCCGCGTTCCGTGGGCGTCCCTGAATCAGGCCCTGTGGTGGACTTTGGGGACAGTCTCCAGCCCCTGGATGGGAAAAGCCCCCGTGTGGCCCACCCAGTGCCCGCTGGCgggccaccacagtgaagagCCCGAACCTCTGCTGCCAATGAGGGCCACCTCGAGACCCGCCCTCTCCATGGGGACCCTGCTGGCCGCGTGCACGGGGCTCCGGGAGGACAGCCTGGCCCTCCCTCGGGAGTGGGAGTGGCAGCCTGTGCTTGTCGGGCAGCAGCCTGCCCACGGCCCCTGCACCGCAGCCCCTGGGAGGGGCCGGCAGTGGGGCGGGCGCGCGTCTGCGCGGTCCCGCAGGTCCGTGAGCTtcatctccctttccttctccgcAGTGTACTAATGGTCACTTGATGTGCGCTGGCTGTTTTATCCACCTACTAGCAGATGCCCGGCTGAAGGAGGAGCAAGCCACGTGCCCCAACTGTCGTTGCGAGATCAGTAAGAGCCTCTGCTGCCGCAACCTGGCCGTGGAGAAGGCCGTGAGCGAGCTGCCCTCTGAGTGTGGCTTCTGCCTGTGCCAGTTCCCCCGCTCCCTCCTGGAGAGGCACCAGAAAGAGGAGTGCCAGGACAGGTAAGCACCTGGGCTGGCTGGCCTGCCTGCCGGGGGCTTGGCTCCACGCACGCCGCCCGGCGGCGACCTCACAGGGCCGGGTCAGTGCAAAGCTGCTCAGGGCCCAGGCCATGGAGGGGGTGGGCGGGAGGctccacagactggggggcttagaTCTGCAACTGGAAGCGTCTGAATGTTACCCTGGCCCTCCAGGGTTCTTTGTGGCTGTGTGGTGCCTTCTTTCTTAGAGACTGTCCATGGTGTCCCTGGGCCAGGAAAGTGTGGCCAGCACAGGGGCTCTGGGAGCGCAGCGTGATGGTGGCACTGGCACCCCAATCCCCCCCTCCAGGGGGCCAGGCTGCCGAGCCTCCCCTGGAGTGAAGCCACGCGGGGCCCAGGACCGTTGTGGAGAGAGGCCCCGTGGCAGTGGGTGTAGGGGGTATGCATACGCACAGCTCACACATGCCCTGCTCCTTCTCAGGCTCTCACGCACTCTGACCCCTTCCTGAGGGCCGGCATGTGGGGAATATGTCCTTCAGGGAGTGGTTTGTGTGAGCAGGGCTGGTTGGAGGCCCACTGGCACAGCCACCTTCTACGGGGCGCGGGTGTGACCGCAGTGCTCGCCTCCTCCCCAGGGTGACACAGTGCAAGTACAAGCGTATCGGCTGCCCATGGCACGGCCCTTTCCACGAGCTGACAGTGCACGAGGCCGCGTGTGCCCACCCAACCAAGACGGGCAATGAGCTGATGGAGATCCTGGACGAGATGGACCAGAGCCACCGCAAGGAGATGCAGCTCTACAACAGCATCTTCAGCCTGCTCAGCTTCGAGAAGATCGGCTACACAGGTGAGGCGCCCTGCTGACCGCTGCATGCCacacaggctgggggtggggccggCGGCCGGGAGCCGGGGGAGCCATGGGGTCTGGGCAGTGGCACAGGCTGCACCAGATGGCCAGGCTCTGGACAAGCTCCTGGTGAATGGGAGGACATCTAAGGGAGAAGAGGGGCCGGGCAGGACCCTGGAGGCACCTGCATGGCTCTCACAGAGGCCCTTCCCACCTGTCCTCCCCATCCCGGCCCTGCTACCCCAGCAAAGTGGTGTCCTCACCGCGTGGGGCTGCACAACCTTGGGACAGTTGGGGTCTAACCGGAAGGTGGGTGTGTCTTGGCggggggtctgggagctgagggccTGCCCTGCGGAGCCAGGGGCAAGAAGAGCACTCGTCATGTGAGGTCCTACCTGCAGGCGGTTACTGCAGTGGCCACGGGCTTCCTGAGGCCAGTGAGAAGATGGTCAGGGCCGGGGCTCCAGAACGAGCTGAGGGTGCCTGACTCAAGCTGCAGAGCTGGGAGTGGATGCCCAGGGATGGGCAGGCTGGACTGCACTCAGGCCCGCTGGATCTCCTGGGCTCTCCTGGCCACCGCCACTGCCTCGGGACACTCTGGGGAGCAGAAGTCAGGCCAGAGCCTGGTCTAGACACACACAATAGCAAGAAGCCCCTGCTGTCGCTGGAGCTGCTGGGGGTACTCTGGCCCTATACTGCCCGGCCCACGCCAGGCGGCTGGCCCAGAGCGCCGAGGGCAGTCACAGGCAGCCAGTCAGACCGTGCTGCCTGGACTGGACCTGGCTAGGTGGAGGCCTGTGGAGGCCCAGAAGGCCGAGGGCCGGGGTCTCAGCAGAAGAAGACCACGGCCGCTGGTTAGTCGTAGCCTCAGCTGCCCCGGTGGGCACTGTGTCACAAACAGTCCAGGCCAGGCCTGGAGAGTCCGGGTGGACTGAGGCGTCGTGACTGCAGCCGTGGCCGGGCAGGGAGGATTGGCCACCTCTGTGGAGGGACTCGCCAGCCGTGGGCCACGGGCTCTGCTGAGAGAACTGTGTGATGGCAGTCGCCCACTGACCGATGGGCCCTTCGGCCGGCCAGCAGAGCCCAGCACCAGCCATGCGATGGCACTCCACCTCGAGGCCCAACACGCCAGCCCGGCCGCCGGCTTTTCCGGCAGCTCTGTATCGGAACCAATAAAGTACACTTGTTCACAGAACTGCATcctgtctgtgtgtctgcttaCCCCGGCCCCCTGGGCGGGGCCTCTCcctctgctgggccctggggaagggtgaggagggaggCCTCACCTGACCTGGGGGTCAGGCGGGGCTGGCCGTTCACCTTTCGCAGCCTCTGGACTCCCTGCCGCTAACGCGTGTCACTTCTGTTCGTAGTTGTTTCCCCAAAGCTTGCGTGCGCCTCCGTTTGCCATAATTGCATTTGATTTGCCTTGTGACAAGTAGAGCCCGCTGTGTCCTGGTAAGTTGCCTTCCTCCCTGGCCGAGCCCGTGTCCTTGGCCGGCTGGGAAGGCGCtgcccctggccctgcctgctCTGACCGCCGGCTCCCCGGCCTGTCTGTCTCCACAGAGGTCCAGTTCCGGCCGTACCGCACGGACGACTTCATCACGCGCCTGTACTATGAGACGCCGCGGTTCACGGTGCTGAACCAGACGTGGGTCCTGAAGGCGCGCGTGAACGACTCAGAGCGCAACCCCAACCTGTCGTGCAAGCGCACGCTGTCCTTCCAGCTCCTCCTCAAGAGCAAGGTAACGGCGCCCCTGGAGTGCTCTTTCCTGCTGCTCAAGGGCCCGTACGACGACGTGAAGATCAGTCCTGTCATCTACCACTTTGTCTTCACCAATGAGAGCAACGAGACGGACTACGTGCCGCTGCCCATCGTCGACTCCGTGGAGTGCAACAAGCTGCTGGCCGCCAAGAACATCAACCTGCGGCTCTTCCTGTTCCAGATACAGAAGTAGGCAGCCCCGAGGCACTGCCCACGCCTGCCCGGCAGCGGCTTCACGGCTCCATCGCCCATCTCAGCcaagaaggaagaggaacagaAGCGAACACTGGGACGTCTGCATGCGTGTGCGAAGGCGGGAGCGCCCCCCTCGccctctgccccacctcccctGTCCCGGGCGCTGGAGGCCGGGCCACCGCAGAGGAGACGCTGCTCGGGGACCCAGGGGGCGCGGCGCAGCACGGCAGCCTGGCCCCGGCCCCTACCGCGCAGCGGGCCACACGCCTGCTCTGGGCCGCACATGGGGCTGCGCATGGCCCCTGGGCCGGGCTCGGGGGCGCTGACCTCAGACGGCATATTTGATTGCAATTAAAAAGGCACCCTTGTTTCCTACTTTCTGTTTTGTTCGAGGGGAAGGCGTGGCTGTAATTGGACAGAATGGGGTCTTCGGTTTGGCCAAGGGTCAGAGCCCGCCCATCCCTGTGACTGCACCTTCACGTGCCCCGCCCCAGGAGAGACTTGGAGTCGCTGCCCCCTCGTCACAGGCCTGGGCAGGGGAACGGGCGGGGTCGGGGCTCTCACTAGCTCCAGCACATCCCACCCCCAGCCGCTCCAGGGAGGCAGGACTTGGCCACCAGGGCTCAGCAGACGTTTCGGAATGCAGGgtgattttctgtctcttcccagGGAAAAAATTAAACCCTTTACAGGCTCTTCTACAAGTTATGCAAATTGAGCAAGAGAGAATCTATCTTCTGTATTCAGCCTTAAGGACTCGGTGTCCCCAGGCTGTGAGGAGAGTCCTGGGGTCTGCCGGCGGTGAGCAGTCCTGGCTGTGTGAGGGTCTGAGTGGTCCAGCTGCCCCCATGCTGCTCTCAGGGACCAGCTGCTGGCCCTGCATCCAGGGCTCTGCGTGGAAGTCAGCGCTGGGCAGTGTGGTTTCTCACCCGAGGAAGGTGGGCCCCCCGAGGTCCTGCAGTCCTGCCCcatagctgcggtgagcgggccCAAGTGCAGGCCTCACAGGGGGAAGGAGCCCTGCCTGGGGATCCCGGGACCCTGGGACCTACTGGGAAAGGGAGAGCTCCGGCCCCTGCTTAGGAGACAAGGCTCTTCTGCAATAGTTTCTCGTTGCTTCAATACCAAAGAACTGTTTGCTTCGCCCCCCCAGCCAGGCCCACCCCCGTGCTCAGAGCAGCCCCTGCCGGCCTGGCCCCCTGTTGCCCGGGCCCTGCAGGCTCAGTGGGCAGGGCCTCCCTGGCCTGTCTCTGGGGGCTCCTTTCTCTCCTGGCCCTCGAGGTGGGGAGCTGAGAAGGGGAGTGAAGGAGCTATGGGGTACAGCTCGAGCCTCAGCCAGTTCCTAGTGGACGAAGCAGCCCTCCCAGGCTGGCAGGGCccctgttccccacccagggCATGGGGCTGGCGGGGGTCCCATCCTGCAAGGCCGACTCAGCCTGGCTTGCCCTCCACAAAGAaagaccccaccccagccccagcccatccTTGTGGGCATCTGACCCAGGCACACCCTGGTGTTGTCCCACTGCCCTCAGGGGCTGCCCCTGCCTGCCTGTAGGCGCAGAGGATGACATTCACGTCAACACGGGCCAGGTCTCCTGTCACCCTATTGGGTCTCTTGAGGATGGACACCCTCTCTGTCAATTCCAAAGTGACCATATTGTGAGGGGGGCCAGGACACGGGTGGGTTTGCCTGGTCCGTGTGTGTCTGGGTGCCTGTGTGAGATTGAGGAAGCGGAGGGGCGGGCCCCCGGCAGCTCTCCTGGATGGGGCATGTGAAGGTGTGTGGCCGCCACAGAGGGCCAGGCAGGAGGAGGACACCactggggctgggctggcagacctgttgggggtggtggtggtggacaGGAGGGGCTGCGCTCTGCGGCACCAGGGTCAGAGTTCAGCTGCTGGAACACACGGCTGGGGGCACACGGCCCTCGAGTTCCAGCTGCCCAAGTGAGTGCGTGGGAGTGGGCTGGCACCCAGGCAAGGCCCTCCCTGCAGGGGTGTGGGTCTGGGGGGGCCCAAGAAGACTGCTAATCCACCAACACGGCCCTGCCCTGTGACACTCATCTCAGCAGCTGAGCCTTACAGCCTGGTGGAGCCGGGCACTTCTGGGACATTGCAGTGCGCTCTTGGCCATCGCTGGAGGCTGGCGCCATAAACCTCCTTGTGTCATCTCACTGGGAGTCACTGGTTTACTGGAGGATGTCCCAGTCCTGTTGTAAGAAAGGAGAAGACACCAGCAGTCTGTCTCCAGGATCCCGGTCCACCTTGGCATCCTGAGCTGGCAAGGGTTGGGGGAGGCCTGGGGGCACAGGTCGAGCCAgccccccttcccttctcccacccccacacTTCCCTTTAAGCACTACATCTCTCAGTACGCCCGAAGTgagacatttacaaaaataataaaaataattttctaaagagAGGAGTGAAGAGGTGTTTTTACCGCTGTCGAAAACGACTTAACATATTATGTTGCTTTTGTGATCTGTGTTCTCTTTGGATATTTCTGTATGTAACTACAGTTTTGAAAAAGGTCCAAACCAAGTGTTGTTTGTATTTCCTTACAAGAAGACAGCCTCatggatgggcttccctgggctCTGATAGCCTCCCAGCCAGGGGTCAGCTGCTGGCCCCCAGCCtgcagcctccccaccccaggccttcAGCTCTTGCTGGCATCCTCATATGCGCATTCTTGTCTGATCAGTGGGGAAGCCAAGGCTAGAGAAGTTGGGTCCTCTCTGAAGGGAGATCAGGCCCCAGGACCTGGGCTGTCCTGTGAACGCTGGTGCTGGAGGGGGAGAGGGTCTCGGGGGAGGTGCCGTCCCACCCGTTCTGCTGAGACAGTCTCTGTTTCCATGGCTtggctcccccatccccaccctgcttCTCACTGTGCCCCTTGCACCTCACCAGCCTGCCTGCCAAGCAGCCACCTTGGTTTCAAGGCCTCCTGTCCTGTCTCCTGGGATCCCAcgttggagggagggggagagagcacCACACCCTTCAGGAGGCAAAGAGGAGGCCCTCCTGCTGCTCTTCCAGCTCAGCCTCAGCCTCACCCCTGCAGCTTTCCCTGGACCTGGGGACCAGCCACCCTCCACATCTCTCCCTCCCGGGTAGGCCTTGCTGCCTACCCACTGGCTGAGAATTTTACCCCATTGGGTCTGTTTCCATTTCCATAGGAAATAAAACTGCCCATCTCCCACTCCTTCCGGGCCTCCTCTGGGGACTTTGGGGCG
This window of the Balaenoptera musculus isolate JJ_BM4_2016_0621 chromosome 17, mBalMus1.pri.v3, whole genome shotgun sequence genome carries:
- the LOC118883405 gene encoding cysteine and histidine-rich protein 1: MSGAEEAGGGGPAAGPAGAVPAGAGAGVGAGAGASAGPAAALGEAAGPGVPDEAGLASARQLQEAAGDPDAPPKKRLRAAETAEAAAAAAAAGSGKLEERLYSVLCCTVCLDLPKASVYQCTNGHLMCAGCFIHLLADARLKEEQATCPNCRCEISKSLCCRNLAVEKAVSELPSECGFCLCQFPRSLLERHQKEECQDRVTQCKYKRIGCPWHGPFHELTVHEAACAHPTKTGNELMEILDEMDQSHRKEMQLYNSIFSLLSFEKIGYTEVQFRPYRTDDFITRLYYETPRFTVLNQTWVLKARVNDSERNPNLSCKRTLSFQLLLKSKVTAPLECSFLLLKGPYDDVKISPVIYHFVFTNESNETDYVPLPIVDSVECNKLLAAKNINLRLFLFQIQK